A stretch of Strix aluco isolate bStrAlu1 chromosome 16, bStrAlu1.hap1, whole genome shotgun sequence DNA encodes these proteins:
- the LPXN gene encoding leupaxin isoform X2: MEDLDALLAELEQSSRPAPKDCVLQVPSSYKQDLATAGPPAPRGHEPLASAAAKVQLPPRAQPPEEALKTVYSSVMVPQPRLSSPPPTAAAWQLDELLADLGHMQSKLAVTGQGAGVPVDTSSSLDNMLGSLTQDLQELGISTTTAGVCAACHKPIAGKVLTALGKTWHPEHFTCARCGQELGGCPFFERGGQAYCQEDYYQAFTPRCAYCAGPICEKVLTALDQTWHPEHFFCAHCGKVFGDDGFHERSGKPYCRQDFLAMFAPKCQGCERPVTDNYLSALQGVWHPECFVCAECLSGFASGSFFELEGRPYCELHFHQRQGNICHGCGHPVTGRCITAAGRKYHPEHFICAYCLGQLQKGTFRERGNKMYCQACHDKLFL; encoded by the exons ATGGAGGATTTAG ATGCTTTGCTGGCAGAACTGGAGCAGAGCTCTCGCCCGGCCCCCAAGGACTGTGTGCTGCAGGTGCCAAGCTCCTACAAGCAGGATTTGGCCACAGctgggcccccagccccccgtgGCCATGAGCCACTTGCCTCAGCGGCTGCAAAG GTGCAGCTGCCACCTCGGGCTCAGCCTCCAGAAGAGGCTTTGAAGACAGTGTACAG CTCCGTGATGGTCCCGCAGCCGCGTCTCTCCTCGCCTCCAcccacagcagctgcctggcagctggACGAGCTCCTGGCCGACCTGGGCCACATGCAGAGTAAG ctggCGGTCACAGGACAGGGAGCCGGGGTGCCAGTGGACACCTCATCCTCGCTGGACAACATGCTGGGCAGTCTCACCCAGGACCTGCAGGAGCTGGGCATCAGCACTACCACTGCTGGCGTCTGCGCTGCCTGCCACAAGCCCATCGCCGGCAAG GTGCTCACAGCCCTGGGCAAAACCTGGCACCCCGAGCACTTCACCTGCGCCCGctgtgggcaggagctgggcggCTGCCCCTTCTTTGAGCGGGGTGGGCAGGCATACTGCCAGGAGGACTACTACCAGGCCTTCACCCCCCGCTGCGCTTACTGTGCCGGCCCCATCTGTGAG AAAGTCCTCACGGCCCTGGACCAGACCTGGCACCCCGAGCACTTCTTCTGTGCCCACTGCGGGAAGGTGTTCGGAGATGACG GTTTCCACGAGCGGAGCGGGAAGCCGTACTGCCGCCAGGACTTCCTGGCTATGTTTGCCCCGAAATGCCAGGGCTGCGAGCGCCCCGTGACGGACAATTACCTGTCGGCCTTGCAGGGCGTCTGGCACCCCGAGTGCTTCGTGTGCGCG GAGTGCCTGAGCGGCTTCGCCAGCGGCTCCTTCTTCGAGCTGGAGGGTCGGCCCTACTGTGAGCTGCACTTCCACCAGCGGCAGGGCAACATCTGCCACGGCTGTGGCCACCCCGTGACCGGCCGCTGCATCACGGCCGCGGGGCGCAAGTACCACCCCGAGCACTTCATCTGCGCCTACTGCCTGGGCCAGCTGCAGAAAGGCACCTTCCGTGAGCGCGGCAACAAGATGTACTGCCAGGCCTGCCACGACAAGCTCTTCCTCTGA
- the LPXN gene encoding leupaxin isoform X1, whose product MEDLDALLAELEQSSRPAPKDCVLQVPSSYKQDLATAGPPAPRGHEPLASAAAKVQLPPRAQPPEEALKTVYSSSVMVPQPRLSSPPPTAAAWQLDELLADLGHMQSKLAVTGQGAGVPVDTSSSLDNMLGSLTQDLQELGISTTTAGVCAACHKPIAGKVLTALGKTWHPEHFTCARCGQELGGCPFFERGGQAYCQEDYYQAFTPRCAYCAGPICEKVLTALDQTWHPEHFFCAHCGKVFGDDGFHERSGKPYCRQDFLAMFAPKCQGCERPVTDNYLSALQGVWHPECFVCAECLSGFASGSFFELEGRPYCELHFHQRQGNICHGCGHPVTGRCITAAGRKYHPEHFICAYCLGQLQKGTFRERGNKMYCQACHDKLFL is encoded by the exons ATGGAGGATTTAG ATGCTTTGCTGGCAGAACTGGAGCAGAGCTCTCGCCCGGCCCCCAAGGACTGTGTGCTGCAGGTGCCAAGCTCCTACAAGCAGGATTTGGCCACAGctgggcccccagccccccgtgGCCATGAGCCACTTGCCTCAGCGGCTGCAAAG GTGCAGCTGCCACCTCGGGCTCAGCCTCCAGAAGAGGCTTTGAAGACAGTGTACAG CAGCTCCGTGATGGTCCCGCAGCCGCGTCTCTCCTCGCCTCCAcccacagcagctgcctggcagctggACGAGCTCCTGGCCGACCTGGGCCACATGCAGAGTAAG ctggCGGTCACAGGACAGGGAGCCGGGGTGCCAGTGGACACCTCATCCTCGCTGGACAACATGCTGGGCAGTCTCACCCAGGACCTGCAGGAGCTGGGCATCAGCACTACCACTGCTGGCGTCTGCGCTGCCTGCCACAAGCCCATCGCCGGCAAG GTGCTCACAGCCCTGGGCAAAACCTGGCACCCCGAGCACTTCACCTGCGCCCGctgtgggcaggagctgggcggCTGCCCCTTCTTTGAGCGGGGTGGGCAGGCATACTGCCAGGAGGACTACTACCAGGCCTTCACCCCCCGCTGCGCTTACTGTGCCGGCCCCATCTGTGAG AAAGTCCTCACGGCCCTGGACCAGACCTGGCACCCCGAGCACTTCTTCTGTGCCCACTGCGGGAAGGTGTTCGGAGATGACG GTTTCCACGAGCGGAGCGGGAAGCCGTACTGCCGCCAGGACTTCCTGGCTATGTTTGCCCCGAAATGCCAGGGCTGCGAGCGCCCCGTGACGGACAATTACCTGTCGGCCTTGCAGGGCGTCTGGCACCCCGAGTGCTTCGTGTGCGCG GAGTGCCTGAGCGGCTTCGCCAGCGGCTCCTTCTTCGAGCTGGAGGGTCGGCCCTACTGTGAGCTGCACTTCCACCAGCGGCAGGGCAACATCTGCCACGGCTGTGGCCACCCCGTGACCGGCCGCTGCATCACGGCCGCGGGGCGCAAGTACCACCCCGAGCACTTCATCTGCGCCTACTGCCTGGGCCAGCTGCAGAAAGGCACCTTCCGTGAGCGCGGCAACAAGATGTACTGCCAGGCCTGCCACGACAAGCTCTTCCTCTGA